From a region of the Asterias amurensis chromosome 2, ASM3211899v1 genome:
- the LOC139933902 gene encoding transmembrane protein 209-like: MTMRNRLGHATTPVAEKALERQSASKESRLALSWGLLNLILALLCFIEIIFHSVADFFNLQPEWVWYPAFFLAVLFSINTLIDLARYAIPILQWTHQPIQLSPKERDLLGVNKNAVGFKSSTPFRPRMTSAPANLNKYGAKSGSPSIQPSSTYLYSCNPSLGTPPMSIYNTPQGGSDRSHHVSPVFSTLSVSQGSPYATPQHSLNRTTPHGSPHTPMSGISPSPLLRDSNNSMLLRSRHQSSPVKHSPLTSDEIITDPAALNSYLKSVEEKERKYNLGSNESSPSGSPSFWAYNRTATDYTPFLRKFQYQLASRSPQSPASRSDDPDYPSTYGADTVWGRVDVRRDQLDLWTANLRMWISQTILVPLVRAIDELNITLTKLGRAELQIGEVSISSLRQVSLTKRQLVPTLSMVLPYLDVSVNQEYVVQRMRDLASGGCISDFRWNKGADFKGRKWDEDLPNDSGMVMHMLCTYLDFQLPSDPKYCDGKTFASQYFMKTPDKPDLKKKDQLLLFQTKINPPHYKLIIGDDTWDLPKGRSNMFQAILLFLHHVKTKEHGMLGRVNLGMSGVNILWVIDDE; encoded by the exons ATGACTATGAGGAACAGACTTGGGCATGCCACCACCCCGGTCGCTGagaaggcattggagaggcagAGTGCCAGTAAAGAGTCACGGCTAGCTCTCTCATGGGGCTTACTTAATCTCATCCTAGCTCTGCTGTGCTTTATAGAAAT aatttTTCACTCGGTTGCGGACTTCTTCAACCTCCAACCTGAGTGGGTATGGTATCCAGCCTTCTTTTTAGCTGTTTTGTTCAGTATTAACACTCTGATTGACCTGGCTAGATACGCCATTCCCATACTACAATGGACTCATCAGCCGATCCAGCTATCCCCAAAGGAGAGAGATCTGTTGGGAGTGAACAAAAATG CTGTAGGATTTAAGAGCTCCACTCCTTTCAGACCTCGGATGACCTCGGCACCTGCAAACCTCAACAAGTACGGAGCCAAGAGTGGAAGCCCTTCCATTCAACCCTCTAGCACATACCTGTACTCCTGCAACCCGTCACTGGGCACGCCTCCAATGAGCATCTACAACACACCACAGGGGGGCAGTGATAGGTCGCACCATGTCTCCCCGGTGTTTTCAACACTGTCTGTGTCGCAGGGAAGCCCCTACGCCACACCCCAGCATTCCCTCAATAGAACG ACGCCGCACGGTAGCCCTCACACACCCATGTCGGGTATCTCGCCTTCTCCACTTCTACGTGACAGTAACAACAGTATGCTCCTCAGATCTCGGCACCAGTCTTCTCCCGTAAAACACTCTCCAT TAACATCTGATGAAATCATCACAGATCCAGCTGCTCTTAATTCATATCTAAAATCTGTGGAAGAAAAGGAGAGAAAATACAATCTCG GGAGCAATGAGTCGTCCCCTAGTGGCAGTCCATCCTTCTGGGCTTACAACCGTACGGCAACCGACTACACACCCTTCCTGCGTAAGTTCCAATACCAGTTGGCTAGTCGGTCACCCCAGTCACCTGCGTCCCGTAGCGATGACCCTGACTACCCGTCAACGTACGGCGCTGATACAGTCTGGGGACGGGTGGATGTGAGGAGGGATCAACTAGACCTGTGGACGGCCAATCTTCGTATG TGGATATCTCAGACGATCTTGGTACCTCTGGTGCGAGCGATAGATGAGTTGAATATCACCCTGACCAAACTTGGAAGGGCAGAGTTGCAGATTGGAG AAGTCAGCATATCATCATTACGTCAAGTTTCCCTCACAAAGAGACAACTTGTCCCCACGTTATCAATGGTATTGCCCTACCTGGATGTCTCGGTCAATCAGGAGTATGTTGTGCAGAGAATGCGAG ACTTAGCATCAGGGGGATGTATAAGTGACTTCCGGTGGAACAAAGGAGCAGACTTCAAAGGACGGAAATGGGATGAGGACCTTCCAAATGACAGCGGG ATGGTGATGCATATGCTGTGTACGTATTTGGACTTCCAACTTCCCAGTGATCCCAAGTACTGCGATGGAAAAACCTTTGCCAGTCAGTACTTTATGAAGACGCCTGACAAACCAG ATCTGAAGAAGAAGGACCAGCTGTTGTTGTTTCAGACCAAAATTAACCCTCCACATTACAAATTGATCATCGGTGATGACACTTGGGATCTGCCGAAG GGTCGCAGCAACATGTTTCAGGCCATCCTGCTGTTTCTGCATCATGTGAAAACCAAGGAGCATGGCATGCTGGG acGTGTCAATCTTGGAATGTCCGGAGTCAATATATTATGGGTGATTGATGACGAATGA